From Victivallis lenta, one genomic window encodes:
- a CDS encoding tyrosine-type recombinase/integrase, which yields MARKVMKQDVGTIYQKPNGTYHYRYQINGERKSISLKTKNQEEAMRKVKELLPVLKATSMEVVSAHVAHARNLIKPANVLLLTEAWNVYAKHPNRATPATVNERLAYEADWRDFLKSLPKGCQYLHEVTPELADAYAQKLRERQLAVDTHNRKIKRLRKIFSTLVEYCPDGSPFQSPVLWRKDREEQEHNTRRLAFTREQEQALLDVLADSTHKVKNKPEIRVIYHLGMFTGQRLKDCVLLQWHKVDLERRRIWVKQFKTGKEVTIPIADQLLTVLREAWAWKCDEYICPNCAARYKQKDASGKDVGCNKVGLDILRVIRWIGLEPSVEVPGRKKKATVYGFHSLRHSFASHCAEAGVPKAVLLSILGTDSDIADKYYVHIGEEAQMEAIAAVASITAKSDRQRIEEALKLLDTPDVPAEEILNRVRHVLKA from the coding sequence ATGGCGAGGAAAGTCATGAAGCAGGACGTCGGCACCATCTACCAGAAACCGAACGGGACATATCATTATCGTTATCAGATCAACGGTGAACGCAAGTCGATCAGCCTGAAAACCAAGAATCAGGAAGAAGCGATGCGGAAAGTCAAAGAGCTGCTTCCGGTTCTGAAAGCGACCAGCATGGAAGTCGTTTCGGCACATGTTGCTCACGCGCGCAATCTGATTAAGCCGGCAAACGTATTGTTGCTTACTGAAGCGTGGAATGTTTACGCAAAACACCCGAATCGTGCCACTCCTGCAACTGTTAACGAACGTCTCGCCTATGAAGCTGACTGGAGAGATTTCCTGAAGTCTCTTCCGAAAGGCTGCCAATATCTTCACGAAGTGACGCCGGAACTCGCCGATGCCTATGCGCAAAAGCTCCGGGAACGTCAACTGGCCGTTGATACGCACAACCGCAAGATCAAACGGTTGCGGAAAATCTTTTCTACGCTTGTTGAGTATTGTCCCGACGGTTCCCCGTTCCAATCGCCCGTCCTGTGGCGTAAAGACCGCGAAGAGCAGGAACACAATACACGCCGTCTTGCCTTTACTCGCGAGCAGGAACAGGCATTGCTGGACGTACTGGCCGATTCTACGCACAAAGTGAAGAACAAGCCGGAAATCCGGGTCATCTATCATCTGGGGATGTTTACTGGCCAGCGGCTGAAAGATTGCGTTCTGCTGCAATGGCATAAGGTTGATCTTGAACGGCGGCGCATCTGGGTCAAGCAATTCAAGACCGGAAAAGAAGTCACGATTCCAATCGCCGATCAGCTATTGACGGTGCTTCGGGAAGCGTGGGCATGGAAGTGTGATGAATATATCTGTCCGAACTGTGCGGCTCGCTATAAACAGAAAGACGCCAGCGGCAAAGATGTCGGCTGCAATAAAGTCGGCTTGGACATTCTCCGGGTGATCCGCTGGATCGGGTTGGAGCCATCTGTGGAGGTACCGGGCCGCAAGAAGAAGGCTACGGTCTACGGCTTTCATTCCCTGCGCCACAGCTTTGCCAGTCATTGTGCCGAAGCGGGTGTGCCGAAAGCCGTATTGCTTTCAATCCTCGGCACCGATTCCGATATTGCAGATAAATACTACGTTCATATCGGCGAGGAGGCTCAAATGGAAGCGATTGCGGCGGTGGCTTCCATCACGGCCAAATCCGACCGCCAGCGGATCGAAGAAGCATTGAAGTTGCTCGATACTCCCGATGTTCCTGCCGAGGAAATTTTGAACCGTGTCCGGCACGTTCTGAAAGCATAA
- a CDS encoding helix-turn-helix transcriptional regulator — protein MDQNPIRYQTVRFIGKLLHPLTESNLITIPEYREIIAQLKHLADKGTPLPTVIPKLVDQTEAATMLGISLANFKRLEREGYFPFKRKMVGTSVRYRNTDLTRYILSHDDMEE, from the coding sequence ATGGATCAGAATCCCATCCGCTATCAGACCGTCCGCTTCATCGGAAAATTACTTCATCCACTGACTGAATCCAATCTGATTACGATTCCGGAATACCGGGAAATCATCGCTCAGCTCAAACATCTGGCTGACAAAGGAACTCCGTTGCCGACGGTAATTCCTAAATTGGTTGACCAGACCGAAGCCGCAACCATGCTCGGTATCAGTCTCGCCAACTTTAAACGGCTTGAGCGGGAAGGCTATTTCCCATTCAAGCGGAAGATGGTCGGCACCAGCGTCAGATATCGCAACACTGATTTAACACGATACATTTTATCCCACGACGATATGGAAGAATAA
- a CDS encoding YagK/YfjJ domain-containing protein gives MPKRHHHTESRLNNLSVNADPEHPVYREATTEIQKRLRYMTEKHSQVFVGHLEFRFPPEMETQNDNRHISNAIRKCRMKLKREGIDAQLVWAREQRNSDQPHYHCYPICDGNKVQHVQRVAGFFNEIWSREIDASPESNYVRYCPPQERADNNTGIRIRRHGSDAEEQLHNASHWMSYAAKVNEKEKTPEGCRMFGFTQIPKA, from the coding sequence ATGCCGAAAAGACACCATCATACGGAAAGCCGGTTAAACAATTTATCCGTGAATGCCGATCCGGAGCATCCCGTTTATCGTGAAGCAACCACCGAGATTCAAAAACGATTGCGATATATGACCGAGAAACACAGCCAGGTATTTGTGGGGCATTTGGAGTTCCGTTTCCCGCCTGAAATGGAAACCCAAAATGACAATCGGCATATTTCCAATGCGATACGCAAATGCCGGATGAAGTTGAAGCGAGAGGGGATCGACGCCCAGCTTGTCTGGGCGCGGGAACAACGTAATTCCGATCAACCGCATTATCACTGCTATCCGATCTGTGATGGCAATAAAGTACAGCATGTTCAGCGGGTGGCCGGATTCTTCAATGAGATCTGGTCCCGTGAGATTGACGCATCCCCTGAATCCAATTATGTACGGTATTGCCCTCCGCAGGAACGGGCGGACAACAATACCGGCATACGGATTCGCCGTCATGGTTCGGATGCGGAGGAGCAACTGCATAATGCCTCTCACTGGATGAGTTATGCCGCGAAAGTGAATGAAAAAGAGAAGACACCGGAGGGATGTCGGATGTTCGGATTTACGCAGATACCGAAGGCATGA
- a CDS encoding type II toxin-antitoxin system RelB/DinJ family antitoxin: MAISTFSVRMESDVKNELDKICAQLGLNTSVAINIFARTVIREKRIPFEISLATGKTAGANAFQALRKQAKANGVQGMSLSEINSEIDRARGKNEMLCSD, translated from the coding sequence ATGGCAATATCAACATTCAGCGTTCGCATGGAAAGCGATGTGAAGAATGAACTGGACAAAATTTGCGCCCAGCTCGGCTTGAATACTTCCGTTGCAATCAATATTTTTGCAAGAACGGTCATTCGCGAGAAACGGATTCCATTTGAAATCTCGCTTGCCACCGGCAAAACAGCCGGGGCGAACGCGTTTCAAGCTCTACGCAAACAAGCGAAAGCCAATGGTGTTCAGGGAATGTCTCTATCTGAAATCAACTCTGAAATAGACCGTGCCAGAGGCAAAAATGAAATGTTATGCAGTGATTGA
- a CDS encoding putative toxin-antitoxin system toxin component, PIN family has protein sequence MKCYAVIDTNVLVSALLAKHENSATVKVVNHLFDGTVIPVFSELILAEYGDVLRRKKFGFTPELVDTFLTELRNCGKLLQVTETGVILPDEKDVPFYEVVLESGTDNTYLVTGNIKHFPPEMFIVTPARFIEIVEMLAEI, from the coding sequence ATGAAATGTTATGCAGTGATTGATACCAATGTTCTGGTTTCGGCATTGCTGGCAAAACATGAAAATTCAGCAACCGTCAAAGTTGTGAATCACCTGTTTGATGGAACGGTTATTCCGGTGTTCAGTGAACTCATTCTCGCTGAATATGGAGATGTGTTGCGCAGAAAAAAATTTGGATTTACTCCGGAACTTGTAGATACATTTTTAACAGAACTGCGTAACTGCGGAAAACTGCTTCAGGTCACAGAAACCGGCGTTATACTTCCAGACGAAAAAGATGTGCCGTTTTATGAAGTTGTATTAGAATCCGGTACGGATAATACTTATCTTGTAACAGGCAATATCAAACATTTCCCGCCGGAAATGTTTATTGTTACTCCGGCACGTTTTATTGAAATTGTGGAAATGCTTGCGGAAATCTGA
- a CDS encoding DUF932 domain-containing protein, protein MSEGKFVGRDEIALVSTPAATASWKPVPHVEVIDAVTDVVRAHNWQILDEQYGLARDGQRMFGVIRINRTSSSEWSRCIGIRNSHDRTIAVGLSAGISVHVCSNLCFGGSTVLKRRHTSRIELNGLVLEAVNALELEFLTLENVAEELKIDELNDDEVRASLVVAAEHQAIPSCDILTVWKEFKHPRHEEFAEPTRWSLLNAFTETAKKYSPARADQCYRSLTRLFGLDGKPAELWKR, encoded by the coding sequence ATGAGTGAAGGCAAGTTTGTCGGACGCGACGAAATTGCACTGGTTTCGACACCCGCGGCTACCGCGAGCTGGAAGCCGGTGCCGCATGTCGAAGTAATCGACGCTGTTACCGACGTGGTCAGAGCGCACAACTGGCAGATTCTCGACGAACAGTACGGCCTGGCCCGTGACGGTCAGCGGATGTTCGGCGTGATCCGGATCAACCGGACTTCAAGCTCGGAGTGGTCACGTTGCATCGGTATCCGTAACAGTCATGACCGCACGATTGCGGTTGGTCTATCAGCGGGGATCAGTGTCCACGTGTGTAGTAACTTGTGCTTCGGAGGAAGTACGGTTCTGAAGCGTCGGCATACCTCCCGGATCGAACTGAACGGTCTGGTTCTGGAAGCCGTGAACGCTCTGGAACTGGAGTTTTTAACCTTGGAAAATGTAGCAGAGGAGTTGAAAATCGATGAACTCAATGATGATGAAGTTCGTGCTTCGCTGGTGGTGGCGGCGGAACATCAGGCGATTCCATCGTGCGATATTCTGACCGTCTGGAAGGAATTCAAACATCCCCGGCATGAGGAGTTTGCCGAACCGACCCGGTGGAGCCTGTTGAACGCCTTCACCGAAACCGCCAAGAAGTACAGTCCCGCCCGCGCCGACCAGTGCTACCGCAGTCTGACCCGACTGTTCGGACTGGACGGCAAACCGGCGGAACTCTGGAAAAGATAG
- a CDS encoding PD-(D/E)XK nuclease family protein codes for MATIDELRQEPHWSYSALNTYLNICQAQFMYRYVDQAEVERTSVCFPFGKAFHAALTAQAWECMMGGSLTRDEIVDRFEEAFKIEAEATPNLIYKEGENFDTVIDLATKMLDAALANWSDYYTIKGIAQAFRIDVPGLDKPLIGEFDLIVQDGRDACIVDWKTSASRWPAGKADRDLQATVFSYAYEKQNGTAPLFRFDVITKTKNPGCESHYTSRGFHDFRRFEVLANRAQYAINKGVFLPNETSFACSECPYRDRCGQWHLKRWR; via the coding sequence ATGGCGACGATAGACGAACTGCGGCAGGAACCGCACTGGTCGTATTCGGCACTGAATACGTACCTCAACATCTGTCAGGCGCAATTCATGTACCGCTACGTGGATCAGGCCGAGGTCGAACGGACTTCGGTCTGCTTTCCGTTCGGCAAGGCGTTTCATGCGGCCTTGACCGCTCAGGCGTGGGAGTGCATGATGGGCGGTTCGCTGACCCGCGATGAAATTGTTGACCGGTTTGAAGAGGCGTTCAAAATCGAAGCCGAAGCGACGCCGAACCTGATCTACAAGGAGGGCGAGAACTTCGACACGGTGATCGATCTCGCAACGAAGATGCTGGATGCGGCACTGGCGAACTGGTCGGATTACTACACGATCAAGGGCATTGCGCAGGCGTTCAGGATCGACGTTCCCGGTTTGGACAAGCCCCTGATCGGTGAGTTTGACCTTATCGTTCAGGACGGGCGGGATGCCTGTATCGTGGACTGGAAAACCTCCGCGAGCCGCTGGCCTGCCGGGAAAGCCGACCGCGATCTTCAGGCGACGGTCTTTTCGTATGCCTATGAGAAACAGAACGGCACGGCTCCGCTCTTTCGGTTCGATGTCATCACCAAGACCAAGAATCCGGGTTGTGAATCGCACTATACCAGTCGCGGATTCCACGACTTCCGGCGTTTCGAGGTGTTGGCGAACCGGGCGCAGTACGCGATCAACAAAGGCGTGTTCCTGCCCAATGAAACATCGTTCGCCTGTAGCGAGTGTCCGTATCGGGATCGTTGCGGGCAGTGGCATTTAAAAAGATGGAGGTGA